The region ACGCCGCGCGCGTAGAGTGCCGCAACGTCGTTGGGCGCCGCCTGCAGTTTCTGCCCGGAGAGCTGCAACGCCTGCTCCACCAGCTGCCGGATGCGCTCCCGCGTCTTGGCATCGATGGGCACCGGGCGCGTGTTCTTCACGAAGCTGTCGCCGGAGTAGAGCGTGCTGTTGAGCGCGCCGGCGCGATAGAGTTCGCGGAACACCAGCGCCGCCAGCAGGTGATTCAGCGCCCCGGGGTCGTCGGGACGCATCTCGACGACCTTTTGGAAATCGCGGACGGCGACCTCGTAGTTGGTGTCGTAGTACTGGTCCCAGCCGTTGCGGGTGAGCGTTTCGGCGTTGTCGGCCGGGACGGAAGACGCGCCGGAGGGCTCCGGCGCAGCCGGCGTCGCGCGGGCGGCGATGAGCATCGCGGCCACAAGCGCCCGCGTTACCAATTTTTGGTAAGGTCTCATGCCGAGAAGCTCTTGGGAGTTTACCCGATAGAGCTTGACGTGAGAAAACAGCTACATTCCTCTCCCCTGAAGGCCAAACGACAACATGCAACTCAAGTCAATGAAAGAGTTTTACAGCGAAGCCGAGGCGGCCAAAGAATTGGGGATTTCCATCGCACGCCTCCACGTAATTCTCGATGAGCACCTGTTCAGCGACGGCACGGCACGGCCCGACGAGCTGACCTTCCGGCAGTCCGACCTGGTGCTGCTGGCCTTCTGGAACAAGTGCACTCCCTACCCAAAAGTGGTGCGCATGCCGCGCCGCAACTGACACGATTGCACCTGCAAAGACGCGGCAAAACCGCCCGTAACAGGTAAAAGTTGCCTGCGAGGGCTGCCGCTGCTGCTTCGGGTACTTCATAACTCATTCCAATTCAGCTTCTTGCCGCCCGCAGGTTTTGGCCTTGCGCGTGCGAACGTTCCTGTGGAGGTCAGGCCCATGAGTGAAGCGGCAAGAGATCTGCATGAGCGCCAGGAGTTCTGGCGTCCCGCCATGGATGCCAGCCGCACCCGCGAAGCCGAGCGCGTACTGAGCGCGCGCGCCGAAGCCTGCGCCGACTGCGGCACCGAGTTCGCGCCCGGCGCTCGCTTCTGCCATGCCTGCGGCGCACAGCGTCCGGCGGAGGTTCCGCGCGGCGCGCGTTCGGCCTCGGGGTTCAGCCTGTCGCGCTATTTCGACTTCGAACAAATCCGCAGCGGGCTGGGATTGAGCACCGCGTCGCTGATCTTCTTCTTCGCCGGATTGATCTGCGCCGTGGCCGCGATTGCCACCGGCATCGTCTTCAGCGCTACCACCCTGCTCGACTGGCAGGCGGTACAGTTGTGGCGCATCGAGTGGATGCTGGCCGCCATCGTCGCGTTCGTGGCGGGCCTCCTGCTCAAGAAATAGCGTCCGAATCCTGTTGGTCGAACCTGTTGGCAAGCCAAAGGCGCCCGTAACGGGGCGCCTTTTATTTTGTCGTCGCTTTTTGTTTTTCCGCGAAGCGGACCTATTCCTCGTTCTTCGTCTGCGCCACTTCCACGCTGGTCGCGCGATAGCCGCGTGGCTGGAACTGCGCGGTCACGGTGACCTGCGAGCCCACGCGCAACCCATCGCGCCGGCTCACACGCGCGGGATCGAAGCTCAGTTCGTAGGTCTTGTCATCGCTCTGATTGTGGACCGCCATCACGCCGGTGGCCAGGTTCAGATAGGTCACGGTTCCCGCAAAGGTGAATGGCGCCCCCGGCACGGCCAGCACGGCAATCTCCTGCGCCACGCCGCGGGAACGATCTCCCGCGGCAAAGCGGACGCTGATCAGCGCTCCCGGCTGGAGATCGGCCGCGCTGGCCGTTTCGCCCTGCTTGCTGAACCTGGTGGCGTTGTCGACGCGGAACCGCACCGGCCGCAACGACAGTTCGTCGCGCACCGAGACCACGCCGTTGCGCGCATCGTAGCCGAGCACCTGCCCGCGCGCGTCGGCCGGCGATGACTGCGTGCGAACGTGGATGTTGCGCGCGAAGACGTGTGGCCCGTCGAGCATGGTGTCCACCCAGACGCGGTCGCCCTTGTGGATCGCCAGTTGCGTGGTCTCTACGCCGTCGCGATAGATGTGCGTGCGCTCATCGAACCGCACCTTCATGCTCTTGCCGCCGCCGAACGGTTCGATCGTCATGCGGCTGCGGATACCATCCATGCTGCGCACATGCCCGCCGATCAGCGTGACCTTGCCTTCCGGCATCGGCGGCACGTCCAGATATGGATCGGGACCCTTCTGCGCGGCCGGCGCGCCGGTGGCCGACGGATCGAAGATGGTCGTGGTCGGCATCTTCGGGCCGGGATCGGGAGCCGTGGCCGGCGAGGCAGCAGCGGCTTCCACGCCGGACCGGGTCGGTACCGCCGACGAGGCCGGCGCCGGGACGTCACTCGGCGGCTTCGGGACTGCCTGATTGCTTTGCGCGGCCGCGAAGACGCCGCACATCGGAACTGCCAGGGCCAACGGGAACAGCAGTGAAAGACGTCGCATGATGTGGACTCGGAAAGCCGGGACTCGGAAATACGAGAGAACTCCTTCGGCACGTTTGGATGCACGTCCCGAGCGCGCGGTGGTGTGACCTGCTGCCCTGGCCTCGGCGTTGTAGCCATGGCGCCTCGCCGGTCGGCACACCAGCAATGCTGTTTCAGGCCAACCCACCCCGCGGGCGCCCCGCTCAAGCCCTCCGTTGGCTTGAGCGGGGAGTTTTCTCCAGCTGATCTCCGGCCCTAGCCGAGGCCACACCGCAACCTTTTCTCCCATCCAATCGAGAGGCAGCCCTGCCTGCGGCATGGCAGGCGGGTTGCTCTCAGGTCCGTGGAGGTCCCCCTTGCGTAGGCTCCGTTCCCTGTCCCTGCTGCTGGCCGTCGCACTCGTCACGCTCGCGGCCGGCGCCGCTGACATGCGCATCACCCTGCCCAAGCGCACCAAGTACACTCCGGTGCAGCAGCTCAATCGCGACGGGGTGAAGGCGCTCGAGAAGCGCGACTTCAGGAAGGCCCGGCAACTCTTCTACAAAGCTTACCTGCTCGATCCCGACGATCCCTTCACGCTGAACAATCTTGGCTACATCTCGGAGCTGGAAGGCGATATCGACCGCGCGCAGCGCTACTACGCGCTCGCCGCCGACATGAGTTCGGAGGCGATGGTCGACACGGCCACCAGCCACGAGGCCGAGGGCAAGCCGGTGGCGCAAATCGCCGGCAGCGCCGAAGACAACTCGCTGCAGATCAACCGTCTCAACGTCGCCGCCATGTCGCTGCTGATGAAAGACCGCATCGGCGAGGCCGAGCAGCTGCTCGGACGCGCGCTGCAGCTCGACCACAGGAATCCTTTCACGCTGAACAACATCGGTTACACGCGCGAAAAGCAGGGCGAGCTAGATTCGGCGCTGAGCTACTACACCGCTGCCGCGGCGGTGAATTCCAGCGAGCCCATCGCCGTCACCGCCAACAACGACTGGCGCGGCCGCGCCATCAGTGACGTGGCGCGGCGCAATGCCAGCAAGGTGCGCGACGTCATTCGCCATCAGTCCGACGATCCCACGGCGCAAGTGGCACGGCTCAATACGCGCGGCGTGTACGCGCTCAATCGCAACGATCGCCGCGCCGCCCGCGAATACTTCCAGAAGGCCTATCGCTTGGACCAGGAAAACGCATTCACGCTGAACAATATGGGATATCTGGCCGAACTCGACGGCGATCAAGAAACCGCGCAGTTCTATTACGACAAGGCACGCGAAGCCGAAGAGGCCGGCAACAAGATTGGTGTGGCCACGCGCAAAGACGCCGAGGGCAGGCCGCTCGCCGAGGTCGCCGAGCGCAGCAATGAAAAAGTCGACGCCAGCATGCAGGCGCTGGCCGAATTGCGCCGCCGCCAGGGCGGTCCCGTCGTGCTGAAGCGGCGCGACAATACGCCGGTCGTCGAGCCGGCGGCGCCGCCGCGCCTGCCCGCAAGCGACCAGGGCGTGCAGGGCCCGCCACACGCGGCGCCGCAGCCACCGCCGCCACCGCCGCGCTGACCAACCCGCACAAGCGGGCGCCCCACTCAAGTCCTCTTCCGGCTTGAGCGGGGTTTTTGAATTGCTCTACTCACATTGCGTACCAGAATTCCCACTGCTGGTAAGCTGCTGCCAGTCTTGCACCTCCTTCGGTCGAGCTAAACTGCTGCTTCGGAACAGCCTGGGACGGGCGCCTCGCTTTGGCAGCTGTTCTGCTCCCAATCCGGTGCTGTCCGGCCCGGTTTTACCCCAGTTTTCGCCCTGAACTGAATATGAAAGCCCTTGCTGCTGCGAAGCTTCCCTTCTTCGGTGGGAACTTCCTCGCGCCCGGCAACTCCGTCATCCACTTCTATTTCACCGAGCAGGAGCGTCTGCGCTTTGTACCGTTCCTGGCAGGCGCTCTGCGTGGCGGCCGCGGCGCAGTTCTGGCGGCGCCGGCCGGCGCGCTCGATGCGCTGAGCGCAGAGCTGTGCAAATCGCGCCCGGGCAACCGGCAGCCGCACTTTCAGCAGGTGGAGATCACTGCCGACCTGCCGGACAGCCTGCGCGCGCTGCTGGCCGCGGTCCGCCAACAGGTTGCGCGCTCCGGCACGGCCCGCGTTCTGATCGACTTTGCCGGGCTGGTGACGCACGAAGGAGTCTTCGAAGTGGAAGCCGACCTGAGCTCCAGCTTCCGCGAGCTGCGCCTCACGCACGTCACCCAGTACGACGGCAACTCCGTTTCGGCCACCGTCACGTTGGAGCAATTCAAGACGCACTCGCTGGCGGTGGTCGGCGACGCGTTCTACTACGAGAACCGCCGGCACATTTCTCCGGAGGTCTACTTCCGCCGCCGCGCCACCGCCGCCACCGCCAAGGGTTGACTGAAAACCTTCTCACCGCAGATCGCAGAGAACGCAGAGGAATGAACTCAGAAAATCTCTGCGCTCTCTGCGCCTCGGCGGCGAAAGGCGTCTTACCCCCGCCCCGGAAAATGGTTCAGCGGGCCATTTCCCCGCCCCATCGGCACGGCCTGCTCAATCGCGCGCGCCACATAATCCCTGGCCAGCTGCACGGACCCGTCCAGCTTGTGCCCCAGGGCGAGGTTCGCGGCCAGCGCCGCAGCAAACGCGCAACCGGTGCCATGCGTGGAGCGCGACTCAATCCGGCGGCCCGCGAACTGGCGCGCGGAGCCGTCCGCTGCTCTGAGCAAATCAATGGGAGGATCCAGGTGTCCGCCGGTGATGACCACGTTCCGCGCTCCCAGCTGCTGCAGCCGCTCGGCGGCTGCGCGCATTTCGCTCGCATCGCGCACCGGTCCGCCGGTAAGCGCTGCCGCTTCGTCCAGGTTCGGGGTGATCACGGTCACGAGCGGCAGCAACCGCGTCTTCAAAATCTCCACTCCGGCCGCGTCGAGCAGGTCCGCGCCGGACGACGATTTGATGATGGGATCGAGCACCACGTGCGGCACCGGGCTGGCGCTCAGGAAGTCAGCTACGGTTTCGGCGATCCTCCCCGTGGCCAGCATCCCGATGCGGATCGCCGCCGGGGGTAGGTCTTCGGCCAGCTCGTCCAGCGTTTGCCGCACCAGCCCCGGCGATAGCGGCTCCACCCGCCGCACGCCGGTTGTGCTCTGCACGGTCAGCGCCGTGATGCAGCCCACCCCATAGCAGCGGTGCGCCGCCAGCGTCTTGATGTCGGCGGTCACACCGGCACCCGACGAGGGGTCGAAACCCGCGATCGTCAGCACCACCGGCTGTGTCGGCCCAGGGGTCATGCCGGAACTCTACCGGATGGGGGTCCACGGAACAAAGAGTGTCCCCCATTTGCCACAGTGCCACTTCCAGAATGGGCCTTGTTGACCAGCTTGGTTCCCTCGCATCCTGAGGGCCTTAACACCGTTGTCGAGGCCGCAAGTGGGCCTCGCGCCGACGTTTCAGCCTGCATTGATCCGGGTAACTTTTTCGTGCCGGCGTTACGAAAGATCAAACCATCGGACAACGCGACCAACCCCTTCCACATCATAGACATGCGTTCAAGTTGTTCTCCCCTGTTTCGGCCACCGCCACGGCGTCTTTGGGCCCCGAACTTTGACGGTAGACCCAATATTTTCATATAATTACAAGATTCCCAGGGTGGGGGAGGCATATCTGAGAAACGAGGTGTTGAATGAGACGAGTACTGAGGCTCTTCCTGGCGACCGCTGTTCTGGCCACCAGCCTGGCTGCAGCACCCGTTGAGAAGAACAACTCGGGCCCCCGATACGAAGCAAAGAAGCAGCAAGCGGACCAGAAAAAGTCGCCTAAGAAGGCCAAAACCAAGCCGCCTTACCAGGTAGGCCCAGCCTCCTGGTACGGCAAACAATTCGACGGCAAAGACACCGCCAGCGGCGAACCCTTCGACATGTTCGCCCTGACGGCGGCCCACCCCACGCTTCCCCTCGAAACCAGGGTGAAGGTCACCAACCTGCGCAACGGGCGCTCGGTGGTGGTGCGGGTGAACGATCGCGGCCCTTACATCCCGGGCCGGATCATCGACCTCTCCTATGCCGCCGCTTCGCTCCTCGAGCTGCGTGAGCGCGGCGTGGAGCGAGTGCGCCTCGACCTGGTCCCCGAGGAGCCCGGCGTGATCGCGTCGAATCTGTCTGGCACCTACTAGCAAGCGGGAGTAAACTCGGTCGAATGAATCGGCCCGTCACTTTGCCGCCGCCGGAAACGCGGACGGCAGTTGCTGGCGGGCCGTTCGCTTCTCTGCCGCCGCGCGACCGAATCATCGTCGCGCTGGACGTCTCCACTGCCGGCGAAGCCCGCAAGCTAGTTTCAACCCTGGCGGACGTGGTCTCGACTTTTAAGATCGGCAAGCAACTGTTCACCGCCGAAGGTCCGGCGATCGTGCGCGAGTTGGTGGGCGCGGGGCACGGCGTTTTCCTCGACCTCAAGTTCCACGATATTCCCACCACCGTCGGCGCCGCCGTGCGCTCGGCTGCGTCCCTGGGCGTGAAGATGCTCACCGTGCATGCCGCCGGCGGCTCAGCCATGCTGCGCGCCGCCGCCGACGCTGCGGCGCAATCGGTGGCGCGCCCGACCGTGCTTGCGGTGACAGTGCTTACGAGCTTCCAGGAAAACGACCTGCGCGAGACCGGCGTTTCCGGCCGCGTGGTGGACCAGGCCTTACGCCTGGGCGCGCTGGCGCTCGGCAATGGATGCGGCGGCCTGGTGTCGTCGCCACGCGAGGCGGCGGAACTGCGCCGCGAACTGGGCGCGGGATTCGCCCTGATCACGCCCGGCATTCGTCCCGCCGGCTCGGAAGCGGGCGACCAGGCGCGCGCCGCCACGCCTACGGCCGCGATTCAGGCGGGCGTGACGCACCTGGTCGTCGGGCGTCCCATCACCGCCGCTGCCGATCCCAGCGGCGCCGCGACGCAAATTTTGGAAGAGTTGAGGGCCGCGATCGCGAACCGGGGCTGAAGCCCCCATTGATGAGCTGCTTTTCGCCGGGCTCAAGCCCGGCGCTCCCACCGCAAGGCCCAAAAGTTCCCAGCGCAAGACCCAGAAACGAAAACGCGCAGCGTAAGCCGCGCGCTGTTTTCCCAGGAAACGAGGACCGATATCTGGGAACTAGAGTTTTTCGAAGAACTCACAGCCCGAGCACGAAATGTAGATTCCGCCGGGGATGTTGCGCTCGCGGTCTTTCATGCGCTTCACGATGCGGGTG is a window of Terriglobales bacterium DNA encoding:
- a CDS encoding septal ring lytic transglycosylase RlpA family protein, coding for MRRVLRLFLATAVLATSLAAAPVEKNNSGPRYEAKKQQADQKKSPKKAKTKPPYQVGPASWYGKQFDGKDTASGEPFDMFALTAAHPTLPLETRVKVTNLRNGRSVVVRVNDRGPYIPGRIIDLSYAAASLLELRERGVERVRLDLVPEEPGVIASNLSGTY
- the thiD gene encoding bifunctional hydroxymethylpyrimidine kinase/phosphomethylpyrimidine kinase, whose translation is MTPGPTQPVVLTIAGFDPSSGAGVTADIKTLAAHRCYGVGCITALTVQSTTGVRRVEPLSPGLVRQTLDELAEDLPPAAIRIGMLATGRIAETVADFLSASPVPHVVLDPIIKSSSGADLLDAAGVEILKTRLLPLVTVITPNLDEAAALTGGPVRDASEMRAAAERLQQLGARNVVITGGHLDPPIDLLRAADGSARQFAGRRIESRSTHGTGCAFAAALAANLALGHKLDGSVQLARDYVARAIEQAVPMGRGNGPLNHFPGRG
- a CDS encoding DUF5666 domain-containing protein codes for the protein MRRLSLLFPLALAVPMCGVFAAAQSNQAVPKPPSDVPAPASSAVPTRSGVEAAAASPATAPDPGPKMPTTTIFDPSATGAPAAQKGPDPYLDVPPMPEGKVTLIGGHVRSMDGIRSRMTIEPFGGGKSMKVRFDERTHIYRDGVETTQLAIHKGDRVWVDTMLDGPHVFARNIHVRTQSSPADARGQVLGYDARNGVVSVRDELSLRPVRFRVDNATRFSKQGETASAADLQPGALISVRFAAGDRSRGVAQEIAVLAVPGAPFTFAGTVTYLNLATGVMAVHNQSDDKTYELSFDPARVSRRDGLRVGSQVTVTAQFQPRGYRATSVEVAQTKNEE
- a CDS encoding zinc ribbon domain-containing protein, translated to MSEAARDLHERQEFWRPAMDASRTREAERVLSARAEACADCGTEFAPGARFCHACGAQRPAEVPRGARSASGFSLSRYFDFEQIRSGLGLSTASLIFFFAGLICAVAAIATGIVFSATTLLDWQAVQLWRIEWMLAAIVAFVAGLLLKK
- the pyrF gene encoding orotidine-5'-phosphate decarboxylase; this encodes MNRPVTLPPPETRTAVAGGPFASLPPRDRIIVALDVSTAGEARKLVSTLADVVSTFKIGKQLFTAEGPAIVRELVGAGHGVFLDLKFHDIPTTVGAAVRSAASLGVKMLTVHAAGGSAMLRAAADAAAQSVARPTVLAVTVLTSFQENDLRETGVSGRVVDQALRLGALALGNGCGGLVSSPREAAELRRELGAGFALITPGIRPAGSEAGDQARAATPTAAIQAGVTHLVVGRPITAAADPSGAATQILEELRAAIANRG